The proteins below are encoded in one region of Apium graveolens cultivar Ventura chromosome 4, ASM990537v1, whole genome shotgun sequence:
- the LOC141717232 gene encoding uncharacterized protein LOC141717232, producing the protein MGRARRFVSNCFRKHSSSTPSPDNNNNTSQDEKAIASIAAEEERKGGAVLVELFSSQGCASSPKAELLFSRLGRGDFNLERPVILLAYHVDYWDYTGWKDPYSCSLWTVRQKAYVESLNLDTMFTPQIVVQGKAQCLGDDEDVILSCIASAKRDPALAFQARYQRPSDDSLQVTLKGSLKSKTESQGADIMVALYECGLVNDCPDGANKGLVLANDYVVRQLQKLTSIDDISAKKTVSGTIDFTLWEGFRSSKCGITVFVQNSSQHIFGAQNFKLPENL; encoded by the exons ATGGGGCGTGCTCGTCGCTTTGTCTCTAACTGCTTCCGCAAGCACTCTTCTTCAACCCCCTCCCCTGACAACAACAACAACACATCACAGGATGAAAAGGCTATTGCCAGCATTGCTGCAGAGGAGGAGCGTAAAGGCGGGGCTGTACTTGTAGAGCTTTTCTCGTCTCAGGGCTGCGCCAGTTCACCTAAAGCGGAGCTGTTGTTTTCCAGGCTGGGGAGGGGAGACTTTAACTTGGAGCGGCCGGTGATATTGTTAGCATATCATGTGGATTATTGGGATTATACGGGCTGGAAAGATCCGTATAGCTGTAGTCTATGGACAGTACGACAAAAGGCATATGTTGAGTCCTTGAATTTGGATACTATGTTTACACCTCAGATTGTTGTTCAAGGTAAAGCACAATGTTTGGGAGATGATGAGGATGTTATTTTGTCTTGCATTGCTTCTGCTAAAAGAGACCCTGCTCTGGCGTTTCAG GCAAGATACCAAAGGCCATCAGATGATTCTCTGCAAGTCACTCTAAAAGGATCTTTGAAGAGCAAAACGGAAAGCCAAGGTGCTGATATTATGGTCGCACTATACGAGTGTGGATTGGTGAACGACTGTCCAGATGGAGCAAACAAAGGGCTTGTTCTAGCGAATGATTATGTCGTTAGACAACTCCAGAAGCTCACTTCTATTGACGATATTTCTGCTAAGAAGACAGTATCAGGCACTATTGATTTCACTCTTTGGGAAGGCTTCAGGAGCAGCAAATGTGGCATCACTGTGTTCGTGCAGAATAGCTCTCAGCATATATTTGGTGCACAAAACTTTAAGCTTCCGGAAAATCTTTAA
- the LOC141721236 gene encoding cyclic nucleotide-gated ion channel 4-like, whose translation MATLEQEISHFLGDTTSTDEDDSVNDDDHEEESSEGDLKTRKRRGKIWFLGKVLDPRASWIQEWNQVFLLVCATGLFVDPLFFYALSISEACMCLFVDGWFAITVTVLRSMTDALHLWNMWLQLKINKRPHAVNADERSRPYDNSSRTVAMRYLFAKKGFFFDLFVILPIPQVVLWIVIPALLEKGSTTEVMTIFLVMFLIQYLPKIYHSVYLLRRMQNLSGYIFGTVWWGIALNLIAYFVASHAVGACWYLLGIQRATRCLTEQCMKSQISCVPKFLACENNIFYGARRLVKDSRRLLWGENKEARSVCLLSDDKFGYGAYKWTVQLVINESRLEKILYPIFWGLMTLSTFGNLESTTEWLEIVFIIIVLTTGLLLVTMLIGNIKVFLHATTSKKQAMQLKMRNVEWWMRKRHLPQEYRQRVRNYERQRWAAMRGVDECDMIRNLPEGLRRDIKYHLCLDLVRQVPLFQHMDSLVLENICDRVKSLIFTKGETISREGDPVQRMLFIVRGHLQSSQVLRDGVKSCCMLGPGNFSGDELLSWCLRKPFVERLPPSSSSLQTLETTEAFGLEAEDVKYVTQHFRYTFVNEKVKRSARYYSPGWRTWASVAIQLAWRRYRHRLTLSSLSFIRPRRPLSRCSSLGEDRLRLYAALLTSPKPNHDDFDF comes from the exons atggCTACTCTGGAGCAAGAAATCTCACACTTCTTAGGTGACACTACCAGCACCGATGAAGACGATTCTGTCAACGACGACGACCACGAAGAAGAAAGTTCAGAGGGAGATCTCAAAACCAGAAAAAGGCGTGGTAAAATATGGTTTCTAGGTAAAGTGTTGGACCCTAGAGCTTCATGGATCCAAGAATGGAACCAAGTGTTTCTTCTAGTATGTGCCACGGGTTTATTTGTGGATCCCCTCTTCTTTTACGCACTTTCGATAAGCGAAGCATGCATGTGCTTGTTCGTGGATGGTTGGTTCGCCATCACCGTCACAGTTCTCCGTTCCATGACGGATGCTCTACACTTATGGAACATGTGGTTGCAGTTGAAGATAAATAAACGGCCTCATGCCGTCAATGCTGACGAGAGAAGCCGTCCCTATGACAACAGCTCGCGCACTGTGGCCATGCGCTACTTGTTTGCCAAGAAGGGTTTCTTTTTTGATCTCTTCGTTATTCTGCCTATTCCTCAG GTTGTGTTATGGATAGTAATCCCAGCTTTACTTGAGAAGGGTTCGACAACAGAAGTGATGACAATATTCCTAGTAATGTTTCTTATCCAGTACTTACCAAAGATCTATCACTCTGTTTATCTCTTGCGCCGAATGCAAAACCTCTCTGGCTACATTTTTGGTACTGTTTGGTGGGGAATAGCTCTAAATTTGATCGCGTATTTTGTCGCCTCACAT GCGGTGGGAGCATGTTGGTACTTGCTAGGAATCCAGAGGGCTACAAGGTGCTTGACAGAACAATGCATGAAATCACAAATTAGTTGTGTACCTAAATTTCTGGCTTGTGAAAACAATATCTTTTATGGAGCAAGGCGCCTGGTGAAAGACAGTAGACGACTCTTATGGGGAGAGAACAAAGAAGCGAGGTCTGTGTGTCTACTGTCTGATGACAAGTTTGGTTATGGTGCTTATAAATGGACAGTTCAACTTGTGATTAACGAAAGCCGTTTGGAGAAAATCCTTTATCCTATATTTTGGGGTCTCATGACTCTGAG TACATTTGGGAATCTGGAGAGCACAACAGAATGGTTAGAAATTGTGTTTATCATCATTGTTCTTACCACTGGACTTCTCCTAGTCACTATGTTGATTGGTAATATTAAG GTGTTTTTGCATGCGACAACATCAAAGAAACAGGCAATGCAGTTAAAGATGAGGAACGTTGAGTGGTGGATGAGGAAGAGGCATTTGCCACAAGAGTATAGGCAGAGAGTGCGCAACTATGAGAGGCAGCGTTGGGCTGCCATGCGTGGCGTTGATGAATGTGATATGATTAGAAATCTTCCTGAAGGTTTGAGGAGGGACATTAAGTATCATCTGTGCTTGGACTTGGTCAGGCAG GTTCCTTTGTTTCAACACATGGATAGTTTGGTTCTAGAAAACATATGTGATCGTGTCAAGTCCCTCATATTCACTAAAGGAGAAACC ATAAGTAGGGAAGGAGATCCAGTTCAAAGAATGTTGTTTATAGTAAGAGGACATCTACAAAGCAGTCAAGTACTAAGAGATGGTGTAAAAAGTTGCTGCATGTTAGGCCCTGGCAACTTTAGCGGCGACGAGCTCTTGTCCTGGTGTCTGAGAAAACCTTTTGTTGAAAGATTGCCTCCATCTTCATCGTCACTACAAACTCTTGAAACAACCGAAGCTTTTGGTCTTGAAGCCGAAGATGTGAAGTATGTAACGCAACATTTTAGGTACACGTTTGTAAATGAGAAAGTGAAGAGGAGTGCGAGGTATTATTCACCAGGGTGGAGAACTTGGGCGTCTGTGGCAATTCAGTTGGCTTGGCGAAGGTACAGACACAGACTGACTCTCAGTTCTCTGTCATTTATAAGGCCAAGAAGGCCTCTGTCAAGGTGTTCATCGCTTGGGGAGGATAGGCTAAGGCTTTATGCTGCTTTGTTGACTTCGCCTAAGCCAAATCATGATGATTTCGATTTCTGA